CCCCCGGCATCAAAGGGTTATGTCCCGCCTCGGAAACCGGCCTGGAAACCGAGCGGGATATGGTCATATTTGTGGGCCAGGCCATCAACTGCAAAATCAAGGGCATAGATAAGCAGAACATGTTGGTAATCTGCAGCCGCCGGGAGCTGGTAGAATTCGCCAAACTGAAACTGCTCCGCTCTATAAGCGAAGGCGATATTATACCCGCCCTGGTTCGTATTGTCCGTGAAGGCAGCATCACCGTGGACATAGGTGCCGGTGTGCTCATCCGCATCGAAAACGAACGGGCCAACCTGGCCAACACAAAGCTTAACTACCAGTATAACCAGGGCGACACCATCAAAGTGCAGGTGACCAAATTGGACAAAACAGAGCGTGTCATAGAAGTTGAACCAGTGGATCCCTGGCGGGAGCAAAGGTACGTCCGCGGCGATGTCCTCATAGGCAAAGTCGTTGAAGCAAAAGACAAGCTGACAATAGTGCAGATCAGCCCCGGCGTAGTTGGCATGTACTCCGGCAAGGACAGATACCGCGTCGGCGAATATGTATCCTTCCAGGTGCTCAGGTTCGACCCGGAACTGAAACTGCTGCGGCTCAAGAAATACAACCCGGATACAGTCAATGCCCGACAGAGGGAACGAATAAGGCAGGTAATATTGAGGAAGCTGGACCGCAGGAAACTGGAGCACCAGAAGCAGACAAGCGGGGACCCCGGTGCAGCCGAAGTCGGGGAAGCTGCCGGGGTTAGTTAGGAAGGGAGTGGGTCATTTGAAGCCGGGGGATAGTGTTTTTGCCAAGGGTATGAGTATGACTACATTGAAAGCCCCTGTGGAAATTGAATCTGTTGACTACGGGGGTTACTCATACCAAATTGTACAACTTTTAGCGGAAGCAGAGGCTTTTCCTGTACTACCGCTGACCTACCTATTGGAATGTAACAAAAAAGCAGTTGAAATGTCACTCATGAGTCTGTGGCACGCCAGAATTGTGAACCGCCTGCTGCTCTGGACACGGTCTAAATCTTTAACACACGTATGCAAGTTATGGGTAGCAACCGACGTGTCCATGCCCAAGACACCGGATGAAGCCTGTCGATTGGCCGCATTAGGTTTGTTCTACGCTAAAGCCAAGAAAGAAATTCCCGGCCTGGAGTGGAAGCTCTATCGGAACACCAAAAGCACCCGGGCCGAAATGACACTGCAGCCGCCCGGCAAAGGAAAACTCAAACTTACAGTAGCAGCTCCCCGCCGGGACGAACAACCGGGCGAAGCAGATATCTATATCTTCCCCACACCGGGAGAAGCACAGCAATTTGCTGCCTCTCTCAAGGGCAAACGCTTCACCAGTGACCTGTTACTCCTGGAAAATATGAACCCTGCAGGTGTGGACATAAACCAGCTAATCTATGAATTCTGAAAAAAGCCGGATTCCAGGGCCAATTCTCTACAAAACAACCCCAGTGGAAAAGCTGGGGTTTTTTGTTTTTGCAGGAAAAGGCTACGCCATGGCGAATATTTGTTTTAGAAGGGGTGATGAAAAGTGTCCCAAAAGAAAACGGAGAGAGTAACAATTCCAGAATACCCCTTTTTTATGTGGGGTACCTACGAAGAGCAAACTAAAGTTAAGCATAAAGTTGTCAGTGAATACTTCGATAAGTGGCTAAAGATTGTCGGAAAAAACAGCGAAGTTCTCTATGTTGATTGCTTTGCAGGCTGCGGGGCATACTGCGGTGACGACGGACGGGCTGAATACGGCTCACCAATCAAGGCAGCGCAAATAATAAAAGATAACTTTTCAAAATTGGGACGCCAGGCAAGATTAATACTTATTGACCGGGATCCGGATAACCTGGGAAATATTAAGAAAATACTTGAATATTTACAACTCGAAGTCGAATGCATACTTATGCCCGGTGACTATGAAAATAACATCATCTCAATACTATCCGGTGCTTATGGGAAATTGCCGACATTTTTCTTTGTAGATCCGTTTGGCTTTAAGATCAAATTCAGCATCAT
This sequence is a window from Desulfurispora thermophila DSM 16022. Protein-coding genes within it:
- the tcmP gene encoding three-Cys-motif partner protein TcmP; the protein is MSQKKTERVTIPEYPFFMWGTYEEQTKVKHKVVSEYFDKWLKIVGKNSEVLYVDCFAGCGAYCGDDGRAEYGSPIKAAQIIKDNFSKLGRQARLILIDRDPDNLGNIKKILEYLQLEVECILMPGDYENNIISILSGAYGKLPTFFFVDPFGFKIKFSIIEKVNNPVAKARGLQWR